A window from Carassius gibelio isolate Cgi1373 ecotype wild population from Czech Republic chromosome B3, carGib1.2-hapl.c, whole genome shotgun sequence encodes these proteins:
- the LOC127952587 gene encoding major histocompatibility complex class I-related gene protein-like, translated as MFVLVLFLLPCLKVVSADSHSLMIFVTYIAGQTPFPEFSAVLMLDDVQIAYYDSNTWKLVYRSHNESKYYDEEQSDAEYVFHVQYNDMKYLEFHYNDHFNHSGVHVTQRLAGCELLNNEKPGPLHYWDAFDGQNVEEYTFDIDKKAIQSKLLWKTWDQAIQLRVKLMYQNVYHPICIKTLRRFLNMEKNNVMRKVKPRVRLMRKMLPDSQGLQISCLATGFYPRHINLTLFRDGQPVDDDQITGGEILPNGDGTYQMRKSLVISKEKLRQEHKYNCTMQRLDLDNKLDITSDVDESAPGSFSLSVVIIVLLVFMCGAFLIITALIIWKKRQAAGRGSETTQSDYSLASSSAPDEK; from the exons ATGTTCGTGCTTGTTTTGTTCTTGTTGCCATGTTTAAAAGTCGTCAGTGCAG ATTCTCACTCACTAATGATTTTTGTGACATATATAGCTGGACAAACACCATTTCCTGAGTTCAGTGCTGTGCTGATGTTGGATGATGTGCAAATAGCATATTATGACTCAAACACATGGAAACTTGTCTATCGCTCTCACAATGAATCAAAATACTATGATGAAGAGCAAAGCGATGCTGAATATGTATTTCATGTTCAATATAACGACATGAAATATTTGgaattccattataatgatcACTTCAATCACTCAG GTGTACATGTTACTCAGAGACTTGCTGGATGTGAATTGTTGAACAATGAAAAACCAGGTCCACTTCATTACTGGGATGCGTTCGATGGACAAAACGTTGAGGAGTATACCTTTGACATTGACAAAAAGGCAATCCAGAGTAAACTGCTATGGAAAACATGGGACCAAGCAATACAGCTTCGTGTAAAGTTGATGTATCAAAATGTTTATCATCCTATTTGCATTAAAACCTTGCGGAGGTTTCTGAACATGGAAAAGAACAATGTGATGAGAAAAG TGAAACCCAGAGTCAGACTCATGAGGAAGATGCTCCCAGACTCTCAAGGGCTTCAGATCAGCTGTCTGGCCACTGGTTTTTACCCCCGTCACATTAACCTGACCCTGTTCAGAGACGGTCAGCCTgtggatgatgatcagatcacagGAGGAGAGATTCTGCCCAACGGAGATGGAACTTACCAGATGAGGAAGAGTTTGGTGATCAGTAAAGAAAAGCTACGTCAAGAACATAAATACAACTGCACAATGCAACGCCTCGATCTGGACAACAAACTGGACATTACATCTG ATGTGGATGAATCTGCTCCAGGATCCTTCAGTCTGTCTGTAGTGATCATTGTGCTGCTGGTGTTCATGTGTGGGGCCTTTCTCATTATAACGGCACTCATCATATGGAAGAAGAGACAAGCTGctg GACGAGGATCTGAGACAACACAGAGTGATTATTCACTTGCTTCAT CTTCTGCCCCTGATGAAAAGTGA